A section of the Leminorella richardii genome encodes:
- the metH gene encoding methionine synthase, translating to MANHTETLAQQLSKRILILDGGMGTMIQSNRLEEQDYRGERFADWPCDLKGNNDLLVLTKPDVISAIHDAYLEAGADILETNTFNATAIAMADYQMESLAAEINYEGARLARACADVWSAKTPDRPRYVAGILGPTNRTASISPNVNDPAFRNVTFDGLVEAYTESTTALIQGGVDLIMIETIFDTLNAKAAIFAVEGVFEALGVRLPVMISGTITDASGRTLSGQTTEAFYNSLRHVKPISFGLNCALGPDELRQYVAELSRIAECFVSVHPNAGLPNAFGGYDLEPDEMAAQVAEWARSGMVNIVGGCCGTTPAHIAAMANAVASIAPRKVPSLSVACRLSGLEPLNIDSSTLFVNVGERTNVTGSAKFKRLIKEEKYSEALDVALQQVENGAQIIDINMDEGMLDAEAAMVRFLNLIAGEPDIARVPIMIDSSKWEVIEKGLKCIQGKGIVNSISMKEGEDKFIQQARLVRRYGAAMVVMAFDEQGQADTRARKIEICRRAYRILTDVVGFPPEDIIFDPNIFAVATGIEEHNNYALDFIEACGDIKSELPHALISGGVSNVSFSFRGNEPVREAIHAVFLYHAIKNGMDMGIVNAGQLAIYDDLPAELKEAVEDVVLNRRLDGTERLLTVAEKYRSSSADDESNKQQAEWRGWPVNKRLEYALIKGITEFIEADTEEARQQATLPLEVIEGPLMAGMNTVGDLFGEGKMFLPQVVKSARVMKQAVAYLEPYIEASKQKGATAGKILLATVKGDVHDIGKNIVGVVLQCNNYEIIDLGVMVPTEKILKTAREEKVDIIGLSGLITPSLDEMVNVAKEMERQGFTLPLLIGGATTSKAHTAVKIEQNYSGPTVYVQNASRSVGVCSALLSDAQRDDFVARTRKEYETVRIQHARKKPRTAPIVLQAARDNGWTCDWNSYVPPVPKTLGVQEVEASIETLRRYIDWTPFFMTWSLAGKYPRILEDEVVGEEATRLFADANSMLDQLAEGQKITPRGVMGIFPANRVGDDVEIYADEDRRNVLTVGHHLRQQTEKTDFPNYCLADFVAAKESGLADYIGAFAVTGGLEEDALAQAYEAVHDDYNKIMVKALSDRLAEAFAEYLHERVRKDIWGYAADEALSNEELIRENYQGIRPAPGYAACPEHTEKSAIWQLLVVEERIGMKLTESYAMWPGASVSGWYFSHPDSKYFAVAQIQRDQVEDYAARKGMSIADVERWLAPNLGYDAD from the coding sequence TTGGCAAACCATACTGAGACGTTAGCGCAACAACTGTCAAAGCGTATTCTGATTCTGGACGGCGGCATGGGCACGATGATCCAAAGCAATCGTCTTGAAGAACAGGATTATAGAGGAGAGCGGTTTGCTGACTGGCCGTGCGATCTGAAGGGTAACAACGACCTACTGGTATTAACTAAGCCGGATGTTATCTCTGCTATTCACGACGCCTACCTTGAGGCCGGTGCGGACATTCTTGAAACAAACACCTTTAACGCTACTGCTATCGCGATGGCCGACTACCAGATGGAGTCTTTGGCTGCTGAGATTAACTATGAGGGAGCTCGTCTGGCCAGAGCCTGTGCCGATGTGTGGTCGGCCAAAACGCCGGACAGGCCTCGCTACGTTGCCGGCATCTTGGGACCGACTAACCGCACAGCCTCCATCTCCCCTAATGTCAACGATCCTGCCTTTCGCAACGTCACGTTTGACGGGCTGGTAGAGGCCTATACCGAATCGACGACCGCGCTGATTCAAGGCGGCGTCGATCTCATTATGATCGAGACTATCTTTGATACGCTAAATGCCAAGGCGGCGATTTTTGCCGTAGAGGGCGTTTTTGAGGCACTTGGTGTCAGGCTGCCGGTGATGATTTCTGGAACAATCACTGATGCGTCAGGCCGGACGCTGTCAGGGCAGACAACAGAAGCCTTCTATAACTCTTTGCGCCACGTGAAGCCTATCTCTTTCGGCCTTAACTGCGCCCTAGGCCCTGATGAGCTACGCCAGTACGTGGCGGAGCTGTCTCGTATCGCTGAATGCTTTGTTTCCGTTCACCCTAACGCGGGTCTACCTAACGCCTTTGGCGGCTACGATCTTGAGCCTGATGAGATGGCTGCGCAGGTTGCTGAATGGGCTCGTTCAGGCATGGTGAATATCGTTGGCGGCTGTTGTGGAACGACGCCAGCCCATATCGCAGCAATGGCAAACGCGGTTGCTAGCATAGCTCCCCGTAAAGTGCCTTCCCTTTCTGTCGCCTGTCGTTTGTCTGGGCTAGAGCCGCTTAACATTGATTCGTCTACGCTGTTTGTTAACGTTGGCGAACGCACTAACGTAACTGGCTCGGCAAAGTTTAAACGACTGATAAAAGAAGAAAAGTATTCAGAAGCGCTGGATGTAGCGCTTCAGCAGGTAGAAAACGGCGCCCAAATTATTGATATCAATATGGACGAGGGCATGCTGGATGCAGAAGCGGCAATGGTGCGCTTCCTCAACCTGATTGCAGGGGAGCCGGATATTGCACGGGTGCCCATTATGATCGACTCTTCTAAATGGGAAGTTATTGAGAAGGGGCTTAAGTGCATTCAGGGGAAAGGCATTGTTAACTCTATCTCGATGAAAGAGGGAGAAGACAAGTTTATCCAACAGGCTCGACTGGTGCGCCGCTACGGTGCTGCCATGGTTGTTATGGCCTTTGACGAACAGGGGCAAGCAGACACCCGAGCTCGCAAGATTGAAATTTGCCGCCGCGCCTACCGGATTTTGACGGACGTTGTTGGCTTCCCGCCGGAAGACATCATTTTTGACCCTAACATTTTTGCCGTTGCGACCGGTATTGAAGAGCACAATAACTACGCGCTCGACTTTATTGAAGCCTGCGGCGACATTAAGTCTGAGCTTCCCCACGCGCTGATTTCCGGCGGCGTTTCTAACGTTTCCTTTTCTTTCCGCGGTAATGAGCCGGTTCGTGAAGCTATTCACGCCGTATTTCTGTACCACGCTATCAAGAACGGCATGGATATGGGGATCGTCAACGCCGGCCAGCTGGCGATTTATGACGACTTGCCTGCCGAGCTGAAAGAGGCGGTTGAAGACGTGGTGCTAAACCGTCGTTTGGATGGAACGGAGCGGCTGTTGACGGTAGCGGAAAAATATCGAAGCAGCTCAGCGGACGATGAGTCAAACAAGCAGCAGGCAGAGTGGCGAGGCTGGCCGGTCAACAAGCGTCTGGAATACGCGCTGATTAAAGGCATCACGGAATTTATTGAAGCCGATACCGAAGAGGCTCGTCAGCAGGCGACACTGCCGCTGGAAGTGATTGAAGGGCCACTGATGGCCGGTATGAACACCGTCGGCGATCTGTTTGGTGAGGGGAAAATGTTCCTGCCGCAGGTTGTGAAGTCTGCGCGCGTTATGAAACAGGCTGTGGCCTATCTTGAGCCCTATATTGAGGCGAGCAAGCAGAAAGGCGCAACGGCGGGAAAAATTCTGCTGGCGACAGTTAAAGGCGACGTTCACGACATTGGTAAGAATATCGTCGGCGTTGTTTTGCAATGTAATAACTACGAGATTATCGATCTTGGCGTAATGGTGCCGACCGAGAAGATCCTGAAAACCGCCAGAGAAGAGAAGGTTGATATTATTGGCCTATCAGGGCTGATTACTCCTTCACTGGATGAAATGGTGAACGTCGCCAAAGAAATGGAGCGTCAGGGCTTTACTCTGCCGCTACTGATCGGTGGGGCGACTACGTCCAAGGCTCATACTGCGGTTAAAATCGAGCAGAACTACAGTGGGCCTACGGTATACGTTCAGAATGCATCGCGCAGCGTCGGCGTTTGCTCCGCTTTGCTTTCCGATGCGCAGCGGGATGACTTTGTTGCAAGAACGCGTAAAGAGTATGAAACCGTCAGGATCCAGCACGCTCGGAAAAAGCCCAGAACGGCGCCTATCGTACTGCAGGCTGCCCGAGACAACGGATGGACGTGTGACTGGAACAGCTACGTTCCGCCAGTGCCAAAGACGCTGGGCGTACAAGAGGTCGAGGCCAGTATCGAGACGTTAAGACGCTATATCGACTGGACACCGTTCTTTATGACCTGGTCGCTAGCGGGTAAATACCCTCGGATCCTTGAGGATGAGGTGGTGGGTGAGGAGGCCACTCGCCTGTTTGCCGATGCTAACAGCATGCTAGACCAGCTTGCTGAAGGACAGAAGATTACGCCTCGCGGCGTGATGGGTATTTTCCCGGCTAATCGCGTGGGAGATGACGTTGAAATATACGCTGATGAAGATCGTCGAAACGTGTTGACTGTAGGCCACCACCTGCGCCAGCAAACCGAGAAAACCGATTTTCCTAACTACTGTCTGGCTGATTTTGTCGCAGCGAAAGAGAGCGGTCTGGCAGACTATATCGGCGCGTTTGCGGTAACCGGTGGCTTAGAAGAAGACGCGCTGGCGCAGGCCTACGAGGCAGTTCATGATGACTATAACAAGATCATGGTGAAGGCGCTTTCCGACCGCTTGGCAGAGGCGTTTGCTGAGTATTTACACGAGCGAGTGCGTAAAGATATTTGGGGCTATGCCGCGGATGAAGCGCTCAGCAACGAAGAGCTTATTCGGGAAAACTATCAGGGTATTCGACCTGCGCCGGGCTATGCAGCATGTCCAGAACACACTGAAAAGAGCGCCATTTGGCAGCTGTTGGTGGTTGAAGAGCGGATTGGCATGAAGCTAACGGAGTCTTATGCCATGTGGCCGGGAGCTTCGGTATCCGGCTGGTACTTTAGCCACCCAGACAGCAAATACTTCGCTGTTGCTCAAATCCAGCGGGATCAGGTGGAAGACTACGCCGCGCGTAAAGGAATGAGTATTGCCGACGTTGAGCGCTGGCTGGCGCCAAACCTAGGGTACGATGCGGATTAG
- a CDS encoding DASS family sodium-coupled anion symporter, with product MASTKLSPVKWLPLIIITTCATVLWHISPPEGLSAPAWHSAIVFIATIACIVAKVLPIGAVGLIGITVFALTYAAGSKTASDAILVALSDLNSSLIWLIVVAFMIARGFIKTGLGRRIALQMIRLLGKRTLGLAYGLAVADLILSPAMPSNTARCGGVIYPIADSLARSFDSRPEDESRNKIGTFLITCIGNVNDVTAAMFMTGYTGNLLAMKLAANAGVTLTWGSWFVAAVVPCLASLIIVPLLVYWLTKPEIKYTPDAPELAKSELAKMGNMTRSEWIMAATVVLLLVLWIFGDALGVDATTASFVGLSFLLLSGVLTWEDVKSEKGAWDTLIWFAALLMMANQLKKLGFTSWFGDEIGKYVGIVMGDSSWILILLILNAAYFYTHYFFASGNAQIAALYAVFLGVGISLHIPAAPMALMLAFTSSLYCSLTQYSHARGPILFGAGYVPTGTWWKTGFVVSLFNQAIFLTLGLAWWKIIGLY from the coding sequence GTGGCCTCAACTAAGCTTTCCCCAGTTAAATGGCTCCCGCTCATCATCATCACGACCTGTGCTACCGTTCTGTGGCATATCTCGCCGCCCGAAGGGCTGAGCGCTCCAGCCTGGCATTCTGCCATTGTATTCATCGCCACTATCGCCTGTATTGTCGCCAAGGTGCTTCCCATTGGTGCCGTTGGCCTTATCGGCATTACCGTTTTTGCTCTCACCTACGCAGCAGGTTCTAAAACTGCCTCGGACGCGATCCTAGTCGCTCTCAGCGATCTCAACAGCTCACTTATCTGGCTTATCGTCGTAGCCTTTATGATCGCCAGAGGCTTTATTAAAACCGGTCTCGGGCGCCGCATCGCGCTACAGATGATCCGCCTGCTGGGAAAAAGAACGCTAGGACTGGCCTATGGGCTTGCCGTAGCTGACCTGATCCTCTCGCCGGCGATGCCAAGCAATACCGCTCGCTGCGGCGGCGTGATATACCCTATTGCCGACTCTCTGGCCCGCAGCTTTGACTCTAGGCCTGAAGACGAGTCCCGCAATAAAATCGGCACATTCCTGATCACCTGTATCGGCAACGTTAACGATGTCACTGCGGCCATGTTTATGACGGGCTATACCGGCAACCTGCTAGCCATGAAGCTTGCGGCGAATGCCGGCGTAACGCTAACCTGGGGCAGCTGGTTTGTGGCCGCTGTCGTTCCGTGTCTGGCATCGCTCATCATCGTGCCGCTGCTGGTGTACTGGCTGACTAAGCCGGAAATCAAATACACGCCTGACGCACCGGAATTGGCGAAAAGCGAACTGGCAAAAATGGGGAACATGACCCGCAGCGAGTGGATCATGGCAGCGACCGTCGTTTTACTGCTGGTACTGTGGATTTTCGGCGATGCTTTAGGCGTCGACGCCACTACCGCGTCTTTCGTTGGCCTCTCTTTCTTGCTGCTTTCCGGCGTATTGACCTGGGAAGACGTAAAAAGCGAAAAAGGCGCTTGGGATACACTAATCTGGTTCGCAGCCCTGCTAATGATGGCTAACCAACTTAAAAAACTTGGTTTTACCAGCTGGTTTGGCGACGAAATCGGAAAATATGTGGGTATCGTCATGGGAGACAGCAGCTGGATCCTGATCCTGCTGATACTGAACGCGGCCTATTTCTACACCCACTACTTCTTCGCCAGCGGCAACGCGCAGATTGCGGCGCTGTATGCTGTATTCCTCGGCGTAGGGATTAGCCTGCACATTCCTGCCGCGCCAATGGCGCTGATGCTGGCCTTTACCAGCAGCCTCTACTGTTCGCTGACTCAGTACTCTCACGCCCGCGGCCCGATTTTGTTTGGTGCAGGCTATGTGCCAACGGGCACCTGGTGGAAAACGGGGTTTGTCGTCAGTCTGTTCAATCAGGCCATTTTCCTGACCCTCGGTCTGGCCTGGTGGAAAATTATCGGTCTTTACTGA
- the panS gene encoding ketopantoate/pantoate/pantothenate transporter PanS has product MLAKITRLFPLWAVLLSAAAYFTPSTFTGIAPNVSYLLMLIMFAMGVTLNLGDFKRVVTRPMPVIACTLLHYLIMPLAAWILAKLFSMPADLAAGMILVGSVASGTASNVMIYLARGDVALSVTISSVSTLVGVFATPLLTYLYVDASINVDVMGMLMSILQIVVIPIGAGLIIHHTLPNLVKRIEPFLPALSMICILAIISAVVAKSQSHIASVGFVVAIAVVLHNAIGLLGGYWGGRLCGFDESTCRTLAIEVGMQNSGLAATLGAQYFSAVAALPGALFSVWHNLSGSLLAGYWQGKPTKSVTNSPD; this is encoded by the coding sequence ATGTTAGCTAAAATTACGCGCCTGTTTCCGCTGTGGGCGGTTCTGCTGTCAGCGGCAGCCTATTTTACCCCTAGCACCTTTACGGGCATTGCGCCCAACGTTAGCTACTTGCTGATGCTGATTATGTTCGCTATGGGCGTTACCCTTAATCTTGGTGACTTTAAGCGAGTCGTTACGCGCCCGATGCCCGTTATTGCCTGTACCCTGCTTCACTATCTCATCATGCCTCTGGCGGCCTGGATTCTGGCTAAGCTGTTTAGCATGCCGGCAGATCTCGCTGCGGGGATGATTCTGGTGGGCAGCGTTGCCAGCGGCACAGCATCTAACGTGATGATCTATCTGGCTCGTGGAGATGTTGCCCTTTCAGTGACTATTTCTTCTGTTTCAACGCTGGTCGGCGTTTTTGCAACGCCTTTGCTGACCTACTTATATGTAGACGCATCGATCAATGTTGACGTCATGGGCATGCTGATGTCCATTTTACAAATCGTCGTTATTCCGATCGGCGCAGGCCTGATTATTCACCATACTCTGCCCAATCTGGTGAAGCGCATAGAGCCATTCCTTCCGGCACTATCCATGATTTGCATACTCGCCATTATCAGTGCGGTAGTTGCCAAGAGCCAAAGCCACATCGCTTCAGTAGGATTTGTCGTCGCTATCGCCGTTGTATTACACAACGCCATTGGCCTATTAGGTGGCTACTGGGGCGGGAGACTGTGCGGATTTGATGAGTCTACCTGCCGGACACTGGCCATTGAAGTCGGCATGCAGAACTCCGGCCTTGCCGCTACGCTAGGAGCACAGTACTTCTCTGCCGTTGCCGCACTACCGGGAGCTCTATTCTCGGTGTGGCACAACCTGTCTGGATCTCTTCTGGCCGGTTACTGGCAGGGAAAACCCACGAAAAGTGTAACAAATAGCCCTGACTGA
- the lysC gene encoding lysine-sensitive aspartokinase 3, giving the protein MSQIVIAKFGGTSVANSDAMNNSANVVLSNPDVRVVVLSASAGVTNLLVDLANGCNPDLRTDKIAQIRAIQYQILDTLPGSDVVREEIDRMLENITTLSEAASLATSEALTDELVSHGELMSTLLFVELLRSRSVNAEWFDVRRVMKTDDRFGKAEPEVEALSSLSEQHLAPRISSGALVITQGFIGSEGKGRTTTLGRGGSDYTAALLGEALNAKRVDIWTDVPGIYTTDPRIVPNAQRIDEIGFEEAAEMATFGAKILHPATLIPAVRRGIPVFVGSSKDVAAGGTLVCDKTTNPPLFRALALRRKQTLLTLHSLNMLHARGFLAKIFSILANHHISVDLITTSEVSIALTLDTAGSSTCGASLLTSALLTELSSLCRVEVEEDLALVALIGNQLAQARGVGKEVFGVLEPFNIRMISYGASSHNLCLLVPGSDAEHVVKTLHRNLFE; this is encoded by the coding sequence ATGTCTCAAATCGTTATTGCCAAGTTTGGCGGCACCAGCGTTGCAAACAGCGACGCCATGAACAACTCCGCTAACGTCGTTTTATCAAACCCAGACGTGCGCGTCGTCGTACTGTCGGCGTCTGCGGGCGTGACCAATCTGCTGGTCGACCTAGCCAACGGCTGTAACCCAGATCTCCGCACCGATAAAATCGCGCAGATCCGCGCCATTCAGTACCAAATTCTGGACACTCTGCCGGGCTCTGACGTGGTAAGAGAAGAAATCGACAGAATGCTGGAAAACATTACCACCCTTTCAGAAGCAGCTAGCCTCGCCACCTCCGAGGCGCTGACCGATGAGCTGGTCAGCCACGGCGAACTGATGTCGACACTGCTGTTCGTTGAGCTATTAAGAAGCCGCAGCGTTAACGCTGAATGGTTTGACGTTCGCCGCGTCATGAAGACAGATGACCGCTTCGGCAAGGCTGAACCTGAAGTCGAAGCCCTGTCTTCTCTCAGTGAACAGCATCTTGCCCCGAGAATTAGCTCCGGCGCGCTAGTGATCACCCAAGGCTTTATCGGCAGTGAAGGCAAGGGAAGAACCACGACTTTGGGTCGAGGCGGCAGCGACTATACCGCAGCACTGCTGGGCGAAGCCCTCAACGCAAAGCGCGTAGATATCTGGACTGACGTTCCCGGCATTTACACCACCGATCCGCGAATCGTTCCCAACGCGCAGCGTATTGATGAAATTGGCTTTGAAGAAGCGGCAGAAATGGCCACCTTTGGCGCTAAAATTCTTCACCCTGCGACGCTGATTCCCGCTGTCCGCCGTGGGATCCCAGTGTTTGTCGGCTCTAGCAAAGACGTTGCCGCTGGCGGCACGCTAGTCTGTGATAAAACGACGAATCCACCGCTGTTTCGCGCTCTTGCGCTGCGCCGTAAGCAAACTCTACTCACTCTGCACAGCCTGAATATGCTGCACGCACGCGGCTTTTTGGCCAAAATTTTCAGCATTCTGGCCAATCACCACATCTCCGTGGATCTGATTACTACCTCAGAAGTCAGCATTGCGCTAACGCTGGATACCGCGGGCTCATCAACCTGCGGTGCCAGCCTTCTGACCAGCGCGCTGCTGACAGAACTGTCTTCACTCTGTCGCGTTGAAGTTGAGGAAGATCTGGCTTTGGTCGCGCTTATCGGCAACCAGCTTGCTCAGGCTCGTGGCGTCGGCAAAGAGGTATTTGGCGTTCTGGAGCCGTTTAACATCCGCATGATTTCCTACGGCGCCAGCAGCCATAACCTTTGCCTGCTGGTTCCCGGTAGCGATGCTGAACATGTAGTGAAGACGCTGCACCGCAATCTGTTTGAATGA
- a CDS encoding NAD(P)-dependent oxidoreductase gives MNIAIIGAGGKAGSLIAQEALARGHHVTAIVRRAASVANLSVNVLEKSLFDLTTEDLASFDAVIDAFNAPAGHEVQHQTSLAHLADLLANQPKTRLLVVGGAGSLYLDDALTLRVVDTPDFPDAYKPTASNMGEAFLKLRARPDVNWTYLSPAAMFIADGKRTGVYTLGRDRLLVNAEGNSTISYSDYAIAMIDEVEQGKHIRQRFTVVAD, from the coding sequence ATGAATATCGCTATCATTGGCGCTGGCGGCAAAGCCGGCAGCCTTATTGCACAAGAAGCCTTAGCGCGAGGTCATCACGTTACCGCTATCGTCAGGCGTGCGGCAAGCGTAGCTAACCTGTCGGTAAACGTGCTGGAAAAAAGCCTGTTCGATCTGACGACTGAGGATTTAGCCTCTTTTGACGCAGTCATCGACGCTTTTAATGCGCCAGCCGGGCATGAGGTTCAGCATCAGACTTCGCTAGCTCATTTGGCCGACCTGTTGGCTAACCAGCCCAAAACGCGACTGTTGGTTGTTGGCGGTGCAGGTAGCCTCTACCTTGACGACGCCCTTACTCTGCGAGTGGTAGATACGCCAGATTTCCCCGACGCCTATAAGCCGACTGCCAGCAATATGGGGGAAGCCTTCCTTAAGCTGAGAGCGCGTCCGGATGTGAATTGGACCTACCTCAGCCCAGCGGCGATGTTTATTGCCGACGGCAAGCGTACTGGCGTCTATACGCTCGGAAGAGATCGACTGCTGGTTAATGCTGAGGGGAACAGCACCATCAGCTACTCAGACTATGCCATTGCAATGATTGACGAAGTGGAACAGGGTAAACATATACGCCAGCGTTTTACCGTAGTTGCAGACTAA
- a CDS encoding LysR family transcriptional regulator, whose amino-acid sequence MDQLTAMKVFVEAVERGSLTSAADRLGLSRAKASRYLAFLEHQMGVRLLHRSTRSLSLTGEGQQALVDCRQILDVQERMFSRRSEQASKPKGELRITCSQSFSQAYLAGVIAEYALRYPDVSIDIQLLEHSVNLVDERIDLAIRITNTLDPSVIAKPLGTCHAPLQPT is encoded by the coding sequence ATGGACCAGTTAACCGCAATGAAGGTTTTCGTTGAGGCCGTTGAACGAGGAAGCCTAACGTCAGCCGCAGACAGACTGGGGCTGTCGCGAGCAAAGGCCTCTCGGTATTTGGCATTTCTAGAACATCAGATGGGAGTGCGGTTGCTACACCGCTCGACCCGCAGTCTTAGCCTAACGGGGGAGGGGCAGCAGGCGCTGGTGGACTGCCGCCAGATTCTGGATGTGCAGGAAAGAATGTTCTCTAGACGCAGTGAGCAAGCCTCGAAGCCTAAAGGTGAACTGCGTATCACCTGCAGCCAGTCTTTTAGTCAGGCCTACTTAGCGGGCGTCATTGCGGAATATGCGCTGCGCTATCCCGACGTCAGTATCGATATACAGTTGCTGGAGCATAGCGTCAATTTGGTGGATGAACGCATTGATCTGGCGATTCGGATAACGAATACACTGGATCCCAGCGTTATTGCTAAGCCATTGGGAACCTGTCATGCGCCTCTCCAGCCTACCTAA
- a CDS encoding LysR substrate-binding domain-containing protein has protein sequence MLNHVCLTHSQFETYRWRFQSLPSEEWIKVAVKGQIRANDVTVLKQAALAGVGIAMLPTYLVREEIASGQLEALLPNWPLLPLGIYAIYTSRLHMPASMRTLLDFLDEKFSADDFWQNNRLL, from the coding sequence CTGCTAAACCACGTTTGCCTGACTCACTCGCAGTTTGAAACCTACCGCTGGCGCTTTCAGTCTTTGCCGTCTGAGGAGTGGATTAAAGTTGCGGTGAAAGGGCAGATTCGGGCTAATGACGTAACGGTTCTGAAGCAGGCTGCGCTGGCGGGGGTTGGTATCGCTATGTTGCCGACCTATCTGGTGAGAGAGGAAATAGCCTCTGGTCAGTTGGAGGCTTTACTGCCGAACTGGCCTCTGTTACCGCTGGGGATCTATGCGATTTACACCTCCCGTTTGCATATGCCGGCCTCAATGAGAACTCTGCTGGATTTTCTTGATGAAAAGTTCAGCGCTGACGACTTTTGGCAAAATAACAGATTGTTGTAA
- the pgi gene encoding glucose-6-phosphate isomerase, whose product MKSINPTTTAAWRALDAHFSAMKDVTIGELFAKDTARFSRFSTEFEGQMLVDFSKNRITDETLSLLRALAEECDLSGATKAMFSGEKINRTEDRAVLHVALRNRTNTPILVDGKDVMPEVNAVLEKMRSFCRRVISGEWKGYTGKAITDIVNIGIGGSDLGPYMVTEALRPYKNHLNVHFVSNVDATHMVETLRDLSPETTLFLVASKTFTTQETMTNAHTARDWFLSAGKPEDVAKHFAALSTNAKAVAEFGIDTDNMFEFWDWVGGRYSLWSAIGLSIALSIGFDNFEKLLCGAHAMDNHFAHTPLAQNLPVTLALIGLWYSNFHGAETEAILPYDQYMHRFAAYFQQGNMESNGKYVDRNGEVVSYQTGPIIWGEPGTNGQHAFYQLIHQGTKLIPCDFIAPAKSHNPLGDHHAKLLSNFFAQTEALAFGKSVDEVRAEFDRAGKAPEEVASVVPFKVFEGNRPTNSILLKEVTPYSLGALIALYEHKIFTQGVILNIFSFDQWGVELGKQLAGRIQPELVDNKDISSHDSSTNGLINAYKRWR is encoded by the coding sequence ATGAAAAGCATTAACCCAACGACAACGGCAGCATGGCGGGCGCTAGACGCGCACTTTAGCGCGATGAAGGACGTCACAATAGGCGAGCTTTTTGCCAAGGATACAGCGCGGTTTTCCCGCTTTAGCACCGAGTTTGAAGGGCAAATGCTGGTGGATTTCTCTAAAAACCGCATTACCGATGAGACGCTGTCTCTTTTAAGGGCGCTGGCGGAAGAGTGCGACCTGTCGGGGGCTACCAAAGCGATGTTCAGCGGCGAGAAAATTAACCGCACCGAAGATCGCGCCGTGCTGCATGTGGCTTTACGCAACCGCACCAATACACCGATTCTGGTCGACGGCAAAGACGTTATGCCAGAGGTTAACGCGGTGCTGGAAAAAATGCGTTCATTCTGCCGTCGCGTAATCAGCGGCGAATGGAAAGGCTATACCGGTAAAGCGATAACAGACATTGTAAACATCGGCATTGGTGGCTCCGATCTGGGGCCTTATATGGTGACTGAAGCGCTACGGCCCTATAAGAATCACTTAAACGTACACTTTGTTTCCAACGTTGATGCCACCCATATGGTGGAAACCCTGCGAGACCTGAGCCCAGAAACTACGCTGTTTTTGGTGGCGTCAAAAACCTTTACCACGCAGGAAACCATGACGAACGCCCATACCGCTCGGGACTGGTTCCTCAGCGCGGGCAAGCCGGAGGACGTCGCCAAGCACTTCGCTGCACTGTCGACGAATGCGAAGGCGGTGGCTGAATTTGGCATTGATACTGACAATATGTTTGAGTTCTGGGACTGGGTCGGCGGGCGCTACTCTCTGTGGTCTGCTATTGGCCTGTCAATCGCCCTTTCCATTGGTTTCGACAACTTTGAGAAATTGCTGTGCGGTGCCCACGCGATGGACAACCACTTTGCCCACACGCCGCTGGCGCAGAATCTCCCGGTGACGCTGGCGCTGATTGGTCTGTGGTACAGCAATTTCCACGGTGCCGAGACGGAAGCCATACTGCCTTACGATCAGTATATGCATCGCTTTGCGGCCTATTTCCAGCAGGGAAATATGGAATCCAATGGCAAATATGTCGACCGCAATGGAGAGGTCGTTTCCTACCAAACTGGGCCGATTATCTGGGGCGAGCCGGGGACTAACGGTCAACACGCGTTTTATCAACTGATCCATCAGGGAACTAAGCTGATCCCCTGTGACTTTATCGCACCGGCTAAAAGCCACAATCCGCTGGGAGATCACCACGCGAAGCTGCTGTCGAACTTCTTTGCTCAAACGGAAGCGCTGGCATTCGGTAAGTCAGTGGACGAGGTGCGCGCAGAGTTCGACAGGGCGGGAAAGGCGCCTGAAGAGGTTGCATCGGTTGTTCCCTTTAAGGTTTTTGAAGGCAACCGCCCGACTAACTCTATTTTGTTGAAAGAGGTTACGCCTTATAGCCTAGGTGCACTGATAGCGCTCTATGAGCACAAGATATTTACTCAAGGCGTGATTTTAAACATATTCAGCTTTGACCAGTGGGGCGTTGAGCTGGGCAAGCAGCTGGCGGGGCGTATTCAGCCAGAACTGGTAGACAATAAGGACATCAGTAGCCACGACTCCTCTACCAACGGCCTGATTAATGCCTATAAGCGCTGGCGCTAG